From Mustela erminea isolate mMusErm1 chromosome 1, mMusErm1.Pri, whole genome shotgun sequence, a single genomic window includes:
- the LOC116589263 gene encoding translation initiation factor IF-2, with protein MVAAFPKPQAFLTGSRARADYSYVKSGVLPENAVGGGRPRPEPAGKPGPQQGSAAARVARAIEAGKGPPERRKGRTLPVLGAGCDYGAAREGPGRGSAAGSRPDEKRGAEGEGRGRLTGSPAPGQAGRARRGGSRRPRAVGQSRRWVSHAGGPVARRLRQRQREPAPGRSRSPSGWRRRRRRGGATGSVTRLPGSSCDRGGARCGTGRIPAWRRTVGSSAAGCAQPRERCFRCRARPQLAAGAALEGGWRRGTPVGGGGPSDPAEDRRLGR; from the exons ATGGTTGCCGCTTTTCCTAAACCGCAGGCCTTCCTGACTGGCAGTAGGGCCAGGGCAGATTACAGTTATGTG AAATCAGGCGTGCTGCCGGAGAACGCGGTAGGCGGGGGGCGACCCCGACCTGAGCCCGCAGGGAAACCGGGCCCCCAGCAGGGGTCAGCGGCGGCGCGGGTCGCACGGGCTATAGAGGCCGGGAAGGGGCCCCCGGAACGGCGGAAGGGACGGACCTTACCTGTCCTGGGCGCGGGCTGTGACTACGGCGCCGCCCGGGAAGGGCCGGGGCGCGGGTCGGCCGCCGGGAGCCGGCCGGACGAAAAGCGAGGAGCGGAGGGCGAGGGACGCGGACGGCTAACTGGGTCCCCGGCTCCCGGCCAGGCGGGCCGGGCTAGACGCGGCGGCTCCCGGCGCCCGCGGGCGGTGGGTCAGTCACGCCGGTGGGTCAGTCACGCCGGTGGCCCCGTGGCGCGGCGGCTAAGACAGAGACAGCGGGAACCAGCCCCCGGGAGGAGCCGCAGCCCGAGCGGCTGGCGGAGGAGGCGAAGGAGGGGCGGGGCCACAGGGTCGGTGACCCGCTTACCCGGAAGCAGTTGCGACCGCGGCGGCGCGCGCTGCGGGACGGGCAGGATCCCGGCGTGGCGGAGGACCGTCGGCTCTTCTGCTGCCGGCTGCGCGCAGCCCCGGGAGCGGTGCTTCCGCTGCCGTGCGCGGCCACAGCTAGCTGCAGGCGCCGCGCTGGAGGGAGGGTGGCGGCGTGGGACTCCGGTGGGCGGAGGTGGCCCCTCGGATCCCGCGGAGGACCGGAGGTTGGGAAGGTGA